AAGAGTCAAAAGGCTTCAGTCGTCACCAAGTCGAAAACCTTGACCCCAGTTATGGCGTCCACCAccacctccacctcctcctcctcctcctcctcctccagcctGCTCCTGAGGCATGGGTCTCCTGCTTGGGGGGACCCCAAATCCAGACACTCCACCTCGTCGATTTGGAAACATCTGGTAGCTGAGAGGAAACATGAAATGACAGGTAGATTGTGACAAGAGCAGAAAAAAAGAGCCAGTTACAGAGGAAATCTATTAATAGTCTACATAGATGCACACACAGAAGTCACTTTTAACCTCCTATGGCTTGAGtgtccacatacgtggacagcacattttagctcttaagtagctatttaaaatactttgtatgtctgtaacaaaatataaaacattcagtgtcatcctgcaactgttttgcagcatataaaatgtcccaaacactactttaaactgtccaaaatgggaaaaaaatgtttttactatcTGACAGTTAAAGCAAGtaaatgttatatatgcattaaaaaacattcaggaaaaagtgtttaatGTAAATTCAGCCCACGattccacatatatggacatcatttttctctaaaagaaaatcatatcaaaagatgatgcttaggtttttattctaattaggtttcaataagcccaaatagcaaagagaaataaaaatgcatgttaaaaaaCAAGGTCAGAAAacgcaaaaacacattttttaagatgttgggcaagctacttgaaaaatgtagtgagctaagctattagctactctatctaaaatgtagcttaactacattaaAAGCTACCTTCTGggaagctaagctaaaagctacttggaaAAAgaagctacatctaagctatttttgcaattatttttaaatcgaagcaactcaAATCCAAGTCAATTATATCTCagagatcaataaaactgtcaataaaaCATCTGAGGCATAAtaattcagttatttactgtaaataatatgctgtactaaacagaaacaaagtatagtatataacagcaaaaactaaaaatccaataaaaccaggtacTCActtaaaatactgtagtaatttatagtaaagggaaatatttaggaataagcattatattgtgtgtgtgtgtgtgtgtgtgtgtgtatgtatgtgtatatatatatatatatatatatatatatatatatatatatatatatatatatatatatatatatatatatacacacacacatacacacacacacacacacatacacatatatatagagagtaagtgagtgagagagagagagagagagagagagagagagagagagatgtatatatttacaactcttcattaataaattacactacataatgtagaGTAtcgggcaaagcagtggcgcagtaggtagtgctgttgcctcacagcaagaaggtcgctggttcgagtctcggcttagttggcgtttctgtgtggagtttgcatgttctccctgcgttcgtgtgggtttgctccgggtgctccggtttcccccacagtccaaagacaagcggtacaggtgaattgggtaggcttaattgtccgtagtatataagtgtgtgtgtgaatgtgtgtgtggatgtttcccagagatgggttgtggctggaagggcatccgctgtgtaaaaacttgctggataagttggcggttcatgggTGTGTATatggatatgtgtgtgtatatatatatatatatatatatatatatatacacacacacaccacaacaaaTTAATGAGTACTTCACTATTGTGTAGTTCAAAAACATTATAGTACTTGCTATGaattaataaagtattttttgagcacagcatcaaaATTGTACATTATTGCACCTCAACATGTACTTCTTGAGGTTTGGTCACGAGAAATCCTGCTggagaaataactcctctccctcagtcatcttttcaTCAAGCAAATTTCTTGTGTTGGCCTAATTGGTTGGCGACGTCAAGTTTGTTTTCGACCACCGTACAACAggaagaagaaatcgtcattcccgccatcatatggatttactttcatcagaTAGACATCGGGCTAACAACTCGGTGCCGTTACTTACTGATCTgcgattggtaaatgtagcttgtgtggacgctactgcgctacttgactacaaaaaatagctttgctactgaaaagcaatgaaggttttgtttctaTTTCCTGGCAATGAGAGCACAGCTCGCGTGTGGACCCACATGTCTAAATTACAGTGGTCTGTTAACACaccacaaaaatatgtttgtaaggaacattttcaACACGAGAACTTTTCGAATCtgaaatggtgaaatctggattttTCACTCGTttccttctaaaaaaaaaaaagacgcagTTTCAGTTTGTGTTTATTGACATGTCTCTACGAATTTGGTAAGCGTGTGATCAGAGTTCTtggtttatgtttattcagatggcaaagatAGTTAGTGTCGTCAGTGGTCCTCTTTCAGTTCAAAAGACATACCTTAGCCAAAATAATtgagttactaagtttacagtaatatcactacaatattatggacggaaaatcctccacttccacacagctctcCTATCCACTGTAAATGTTGCTCTCCAAATCACctctctgtgtctgtgtttgtgttgtgaaaatcagctgtagtgcacgtaatgaaactccccttttcatgcaatccattccctctttcgccactcgaCACTCTCAACTAAACATAGCTGGAATCAACTTTTTTAGTGCTTGATTAAAAACTAGTAAAGTCTCAGTGTAGCTTTCCTTATTCAAATACTTTTCCTAATACCACAATGCTTATGAACAAATGTATAGTCATAGATACAAAAATATATCTAGGAtggatttaataattattatttttccattcagctatgggtaaaacaaaacacaattaattctCAGACACTTAAAACATCACTTAAACTCACAGGAACTGTGGGGTGGAGAGGAAGGAGCGACCGCCCAGATCCATGGGATATTTGAACATCAGAAAGAAgtacagatggccaaccaaattTCCAATCAGCTCATTAACAACACTGACGagagaaatgattattgttacAATCGTTTTGTGACTGTGAGGACTCCTTATAGTGCAAGATTTACACTAAACGACTGAAAATGAATTTATGAGGGTTCTTACGAGCCACCGATGATATAGTTGAATCCAAGGATGACCCAGGGGAGATAACAAGCCTGTGTTAGTGTGAACAATAACAGGGTTCAGAGCGAAGCACTAAAAGATGTTGGTACAACATATTAAAAACACACTGGGATCAACTGAACACCTTGAATCTGGTCCCGAACCAGAATGATACGATTGTGTCACGATTCAGCTGAGCCCAGACGTACAGAACAGACATGATCAAAGGGATCATCAGGAGCTGCAAAAGACAAATAAAGGAAATTTTCTTAAAAAGCATAATAGAACTTCTCACACAATTAAGACAAAAGATGCTTTTAAATGTCATTCAATGCTCCTTTAAAAAATAACGGTCACATCACAAAAAGCTTGATTAACAAGAAGAATGCTCATAAATGTCATCTGATGAAGTAACACAATGATTCAGACGTTTCGTTTTTTAAATTACGTGCTTTAAAATCATTAATCAAAATACTATTTAATGATTTAAGTGATACAAGGGTGATGATGTTTGATTTAATGATATTGaggtttttaagaaaaaaaaactgatcatcAGAAAGGTCTTTAGAACAGCAGATCGACAAATTATATTAATTTCTGAAGGATAATATGACACTCAACAATGAAAGAATGGCTGGTAAATATTGCCATTCTAccaattaattgtattataaaatacactcactggccactttattaggcacaccttactagtaccgagttggaccacTTCCTGCCATCCTTCGTGGCATTTGGGTACATTGAACTCattgttcaagaaagcagtctgagatgattcctgctttatgacatggcccgttatcctgctggaagtagccatcagaagatgggtacactgtgctcataaaggtatggacatggtcaacaacaatacacAGGTAggttgtggtgttgacatgatgctcaattgatactaatgagctcaaagtgtgccaataaAATACCCCACCAgcccattacaccaccagcctgaaccgttgatacaaggcaggatggatccatgctttcatgttcttgatgccaaattttgaccctaccatccaaatgtcgcagcagaaatcgagactcatcagaccaggcaacgccttttcaatcttctattgtccaattttggtgagcctgtgtgaattgtagcctcagctcCCGtttttagctgacaagagtggtacctggtttggtcttctgctgctttagcccatTCGCCAAGGTTAGcccaaggttggatgtgttgtgcgttcagagatgttcttctgcatacctcggttgtaatgagtggttatatttgagttactgttgcttttctatcagctccaatctgtctggccattctcctctgacctctggcatcaacaaagcatttgcacccagagaactgctgctcactggatattttctttctttAGGATCATTCTctgaaaaccctagagatggttgtgcatgaaaatcccagttgatcagcagtttctgaaatattcagaccaacccatcaggcaccaacaaccatggcacattcagagtcacttaaatcacctttttctcccattctggtgctcggtttgaactgcagaagattgtcttgaccatgtctacatgcctaaatacattgagttgctgccatgtgatttagccgattagaaatttacgttaacgagcaattggacaggtgtacctaataaaacaGTTATTTCAAATTGTAATACTACACCACAATGTTGctatttttaaactgtattttcttATCATGCAGCACTCAAGAAAACAcagttttaaatctattttatggGTCAATTATAAATTCTAGCTAAAATGGAGTGGATGATTTAGATATATTAAGATATATAATCTTACCTGCATGTCCATCATTAAGCCTGTTATCTGAATCATAAATATTAAGGACAGataaaagctgtaaaataaaTGTGACTCATAGAAAATATTTTGCTTGTTCAGTAGAACGTTTAAAGCATGAAAACCACATCCTCAAGGGATATTACGTCTTTAATGCAATATACGAAAATGCTGAATTCAGCACAACTCATTCACAGTTAATGTAGGCATTCACCGCACAGATGCAAATCATTTCATGACACTAAATAATCACTTGTTTGCTCTGCACGGAATGACacatttaatcttttaaaatattacagtatggtgtgtgtgtgtggagtgcaGAAAGGATACGACAATGCAAATCCAGTTGAACAGAAGCATGAACATGTAATCTGCAGGTCTTCCATCAAAAGCCCCTGTAAAAGAGAGAAGGATGAAAGTCACATCCTAAGCTAATTATTTCACTTACTCTTACTAAAGATACTGTATACTGAAGTAAATGTTAAAagggaattaaaaataaaaaactaaaaaactaatgCAATCACCAGAAGCCCAATAAagctattttatttcatataaagtGGGTTTGCAGAAAAATCACATGACCAgctgaatgttttattttgataatccTCTTATTACTGGACATTTTCACTCATGGAATTAATCATGACTATGATTACAGCATTTCTTACAACTGCATTAGTAAAAAGTTTTGTCAGTATGTTGACTTTCTCAGAATAAAAGTCTGTTCACATCATAAAGAGTAACTGTAATGTTAACCATATTACCATTTACTTTATACAATACACATTATACATTGACTTGAAGAGACAGTTTACcaaaaacataacattctgtcCTCATTTAGTCACGCTTCAGTTGCTTAAaatatgtttgagtttcttctgttgaacataaaagaagctattaagaaaaaaagaaatgttggtctccgttgacttccataggaaaaacaacctatggaagtcaatagtgactttcgaacattcttcaaaatctcttcttttgtgttcaataggggAAAAAACTTGAAAGGTCTTGAACCacttgagagagagaaaaaataatgagtaaatgtttatttatgggtgaactattcctttaaatgctGACACATTAAGTGAATTCTTATAGTGTTAAACTGTTCATCAGCTGAAACAAATATTCCAATTATCTATATAGCTGCGGAGTGgacttttaaaacaatatatcatcactGCTATGCATGGGCCATAATTATGAAGATTTAATACTTGTTCTAATTTTATGAGCAAATAAAGTTCACAGAACAACTATTAGGATAATGACACAGACATGACTGCAGAACTAGTT
This sequence is a window from Danio rerio strain Tuebingen ecotype United States chromosome 16, GRCz12tu, whole genome shotgun sequence. Protein-coding genes within it:
- the derl1 gene encoding derlin-1; its protein translation is MSDIGDWFKNIPFITRYWFAGSIAVPLIGKLGLIGPMYLVLWPEAFFHKFQIWRPITATLYFPVGPGTGFLYLVNLYFLYQYSSRLETGAFDGRPADYMFMLLFNWICIVITGLMMDMQLLMIPLIMSVLYVWAQLNRDTIVSFWFGTRFKACYLPWVILGFNYIIGGSVVNELIGNLVGHLYFFLMFKYPMDLGGRSFLSTPQFLYQMFPNRRGGVSGFGVPPSRRPMPQEQAGGGGGGGGGGGGGGRHNWGQGFRLGDD